From Pseudoalteromonas rubra, one genomic window encodes:
- a CDS encoding dicarboxylate/amino acid:cation symporter, which produces MSQNKKMSLTTRIMLGMVLGVILGLLIQSILGDQPEVAIPLGLFDLPIKGFFVDGLFHIGGQIFIASLKMLVVPLVFISLVVGTCSLSDPKKLGRLGGKSILLYLSTTAIAITVAISLALLVSPGGGVEIPTTATFNAQQAPTLTQVIIGMFPTNPINAMASGNMLQVIVFALLFGIAMALSGDAGKRCATVFEDLNTVVLKLVTLLMNLAPYGVFCLMAKLFTSIEMDLIVELGKYFLVVVAALLIHAFVNYSILLKVLTGLSPLTFLAKMKDACMFAFSTSSSSATMPVTLETATKKLGANNSVASFTVPLGATINMDGTAIMQGVATVFIAQVFAVDLTLSDYLMVILTATLASVGTAGVPGVGLIMLAMVLNQVGLPVEGIAIIMGVDRLLDMTRTAVNVTGDCMVTCVVAKSEGELDTEVFNDADAAKALEEDIDLDKLSKKA; this is translated from the coding sequence ATGTCACAAAACAAAAAAATGAGCCTAACAACCCGTATCATGCTGGGCATGGTATTGGGTGTTATTTTGGGTCTGTTAATCCAATCCATACTAGGCGATCAGCCTGAAGTTGCAATTCCGCTGGGCCTGTTCGATTTACCGATTAAAGGTTTTTTCGTTGATGGTCTGTTCCACATTGGCGGACAAATTTTCATCGCCAGCTTAAAAATGCTGGTTGTTCCTCTAGTCTTTATTTCTCTCGTTGTTGGCACCTGTAGTCTGAGCGATCCAAAGAAACTCGGTCGCCTCGGTGGAAAATCCATTTTGCTATATTTGTCCACTACGGCTATCGCAATTACGGTTGCTATCTCACTTGCTCTGCTCGTGAGCCCAGGAGGGGGCGTAGAAATTCCAACGACCGCGACATTCAACGCACAACAAGCACCTACATTGACTCAGGTCATTATCGGGATGTTCCCAACCAATCCAATTAACGCAATGGCCAGTGGCAATATGCTTCAGGTTATTGTGTTTGCGCTGTTGTTTGGCATTGCTATGGCATTAAGTGGCGATGCAGGTAAGCGCTGTGCGACAGTGTTCGAAGATTTAAATACCGTCGTGCTGAAGCTAGTAACCCTGCTGATGAATCTGGCACCTTATGGTGTTTTCTGTCTGATGGCCAAACTATTTACCAGTATTGAAATGGACCTGATTGTCGAGCTGGGTAAATACTTCCTCGTTGTTGTTGCAGCCCTACTGATCCATGCTTTTGTCAACTACAGCATTTTACTAAAAGTGCTGACAGGCCTGAGTCCACTCACCTTCCTGGCAAAAATGAAAGATGCCTGTATGTTCGCATTCAGCACATCAAGCTCAAGTGCCACTATGCCTGTGACACTGGAAACCGCCACCAAAAAGCTAGGTGCTAATAACTCGGTTGCCTCTTTTACCGTGCCTCTGGGCGCAACCATCAACATGGATGGCACCGCCATCATGCAAGGGGTTGCAACTGTCTTTATCGCACAAGTCTTCGCTGTAGATTTGACCCTAAGTGACTACCTGATGGTCATTCTGACCGCCACTTTGGCATCAGTAGGTACCGCAGGTGTGCCAGGCGTCGGCCTGATCATGCTGGCTATGGTCCTTAATCAGGTAGGCCTGCCAGTTGAAGGGATCGCCATCATTATGGGTGTTGACCGTCTGCTGGATATGACGCGTACCGCAGTCAATGTTACTGGTGATTGTATGGTGACCTGTGTGGTGGCCAAGTCAGAAGGTGAGCTGGATACCGAAGTATTCAATGATGCCGATGCAGCCAAAGCGCTGGAAGAAGACATCGACTTGGACAAGCTGTCGAAAAAAGCTTAG